ACAAAGCCACGACGCTCTGCACGGGACAAGAGGTTTTTTCTCCCAGGACATCTTGTGAGATACTGAATGCGAGCAGGTACGTTTCTGTGCATGCTTATGAAACAATCCCCTCATGTTGCTGTGCATGATTTTGTAATGCTGATCTTGCAAACACGTTGCTGTGTCTTCCAAGTATTGATATTAATAAGATGTCAGAGAGGGAGTCCAGCCACAATTTAACACAAACTCAGTTGGTTAccgtaaaaaaaaagaaaaagaaaaacactcacaactcagagatgaaacagctgcacacagctggAAGCCAGCAAGGATTTGGGCATTTTTAATCAGTGGTCAAACACATGGCCTTTTTCTTTCGCAAGAGCTCAGACGGAGGCATTTATGATGAAAACTATTACATCAACAGCCAAAATCCTCATAGCAGAGGGGGAGTCAGAGACACCCCTCCTTCAGTTTTCTGTGTTGCTCTGCCTTTTGAATTAATCAGTTTGTTTCTGCGCAGTGGGCcacacaacaagaacaacagccATGAAGTTCCAagctcttttcttcctcctgctcctcaccTGCATGTGCCTGAGTCTTGCTCAAGGTAAGTGGAACAGATTTGCTTGACACCAGAACTACTATATTGCAATTTGTAATAGAATTGCACACAGATATaacagtgcattttttttaatagtagCTCAATATTGTGCAGGTATCAGTATTTACTTTGCAAGCTAAAGCCTGCACATATAGACTATATGGAGTCTCACTTGGAGTCTCTACACTCACACATAGAATTGCGGCTGCAGCTGTATTTCATAATCCACGTTCCTTTTATATTGTTACAAAACCTCTCTTCCAGTGAGGGGAATTATtttgctgaaaaacatttaCCACAGCACGTCGTACCAAAGTGTAATCTGTCTAGGCTTGCGATTATAGCACGCTTTGGTGTGGGACTCATGTGACAGGTTTAATTAAGTTTAGAAAAATTGCTGatttttcataaaaatgttCCCATCAGCAAAATACAGAACAAATGGGAAATTTTAAGGGACTTTGGTGTAAAACTTACAGTTTCTTTAATCAATATCCAGCTGCTAAGATGCTGATATAACAGTTGAATTTGTGAAAGAAGAAGAGTCTTAAGCTGCCATTTACAACCTCCTGATACAGTAGTTGATAGTTCTACTTTTTCCAAGTACTGCCTCACCACACCTCACTCGCCTCACACCACACTAGATAGGGCAGTGTGGCTACAGGTCTTCAATCtgaaggaggagcacaccaggctggactcatttaatcagctggtcttcagctgataattcgATGACCTCTTGGCTGTTTGCAATAAAAACTTTATgaaatagtttggacatgcctgagtTAGGTAGTAAGTAACTAATTACAGTAAGCAGTGCTTTAGAcaggattttagaaatattaCAAACATGTAGTCTAGATCCACCCAGTACACTCCCCATCCCAGCAGATACTGACAAAACATCAAGAATAAAGTTGTTTAGATGTCtgatcatttatttgttcagttAATAGTTAgtctaaatgctgtttgaaaGCGTTTTGCATACTGTCAGGAATAAAGGTCTGGTGGAAAAACAATGATGAATCCTTCATCTGTTACCCCACAAGTAATCAAATTACTTCCTGTAAAATACCCATcatgcactgtttttttttaaaaagtgtctgtAGGATGTAAACACCTCGCTACAAATGCTCCAAATTCCCAAGGACATGACCTCAGTTTCCTAAGGTACACAGTGGCCCTGATTGTAAGGGAACTTTCTGACAATAGCAGGTTATGGGCAGGTTATACTTTGTGATTGGTTGCAGGATGTGCTGTGAGAAACACCTCTGCCAAATATTACAGTTCTATTTTTAGATTCTAATGATTTTTGAACAGCTTAACCACTGACACTGACTATAAATCTTATCAAAATATTTATTACGCATCAATCAAGGATGAACTCTTCATACTTGAATAAACTTATCTTGTCCAGAAACATAGAAATCACCAAAATAGCAATTTCATGACATGCAATTTAATTAATAGTGATTTGTGAGCCTCATGATTGTCAGGCCAGGACTCGAATGAGGTGCAGAGTCAAAGTTTCGCAGatttatgaaaacacaataacCAAAGATCTCTTTGACAGGCGTGAAAAACAATGGCTATAGAATTACTCTATGAATATGACACACTAGATGAAACTAGCggtcaaaacacaaaaggaaaatctttaaataacacaaaagaCAATCAGGCTGACGCATGAGGGAaggcaagtgctctgaaacgagaggagagttaagctttcaaaataaaacaggaaatgacaagacaaaaaacccaagacgagacaaacctcaccacggtgtgacaatGATTATGTTTTTCCTGTCAATAGACAGCACATTACAAATAATTCATAACAAGAGCAGAccacacatacaaacagcacaataaaCAGGCAACCACTGCCTAATGTTAAAACTGAGTTATAAATTTTTCTCTTTTGAGTGATTGTTTAAATTGTCCCCAAGGGAGACATTTTCGAGTGCTCCACttaaaagtctctctctctaaccCTCCCGAaatgtctcactctctctctccaggctcGTATGGTAACTGCTGCCTTGGCCACGTTCCAGagatgaaagcaaataaaaagagaaatgttcAGA
This DNA window, taken from Chelmon rostratus isolate fCheRos1 chromosome 4, fCheRos1.pri, whole genome shotgun sequence, encodes the following:
- the ccl25b gene encoding C-C motif chemokine 25b, whose protein sequence is MRAVGHTTRTTAMKFQALFFLLLLTCMCLSLAQGSYGNCCLGHVPEMKANKKRNVQSYRMQETDGDCNIRAVVFLMKKRPSHTKQRTVCANPEERWVQQLVEALDMKMAKRN